GATGCGGATCGGACGGATCCCCCGCTGCCACAGGATGCGATCGACCAGGCAGGCGGCCGAGCTGGTCTTGGTCTCGACGACCGCGACCTGCGGCAGCGCTAGGCTGGCCGACCCGCACTGCCAGCTCAGCCCGGTGTCGACGGTGACCCGGCTGGCGCTGGCCGGCAGGAGCAGGGTGCAGCGCCGGTAGGTGGTCACCAACGTCGCGTCGAACGCACCGCCGGGTGCGATCGTCTCCCGGGCCAGTACCTCGTCGACGAAGGCGCGACCGGGTCCGACCGTGCCACGGTCGGAGGGGTGGTACGGCAGCCGGTGCTTGGTGATGCTGTCCCGGGCACCGTTGATCTTGACTTCGAGCCAGCAGTCGTCGGAGTCGAGGTAGGTGCGGGTACGAATCTTGAATCGCCGTCGACGGCGGTACGCCGCGCCGTGGTAGCTGGCCAGCCAGGGAGTGTCGAAGTAGACCGACTCGTAACGGAAGGACCGCTCGCCGTCGATGTCCAGCACTTGGGCGTGCGGTGTCAGCTGGCTCAGCAGCATCGGCAGCGTGGCGAGCGGTACGACGTACTTGCGGTCCACTCTGGTCTGCAGTGCAGCGCGGTCGACGAGCTCGGCCAGGCCGACGGGCTCCAGTTCGGCCAGGGACGAGGCGACCGGGAGGGTGATCATCGGTGTGCTCCCGCCGGTGCCGGGGCGCCGGCTGCCACCGGGGCGATCCGCCGCCCGGACAGCGAGTACCGTACGTCCACGATGGTCGTCTCGTTGACCAGGTCGAGCCGTTGGATGATGGCGGCGTGCACCCGGGCACCGAGTAGTTGCTCCAGCTGGGCGACGAGGGCCACCTGGTCGGTGACGGCCGAGTCGAGCACCATGATCTGGTGCCGGTAGTGCTTGAGCAGCCGGGGGTGGTCGCCGAGGAACATCACCGTGACGATGAGTGCCATCAGGCCGGCGCTGAGCCAGATGGAGGTGGTGCTCAGCGCGCCGAGGATGCCCAGGGCGAGGGCGGAGAAGTAGTAGGCGACCTCGTGTTGGTCCAGCTCCGTCGACCGCAGCCGGATGATCGACAGTACGCCGAACAGGGCCAGCCCGAGGCCGAGTCCGGCGCCGACGTTGCTGGCGCTCAGCGCGCTGGCGACGGCGAGTACGCCGACATTGACGCCGAGGTAGGCGACGACGAGGTCGCGGCGGCGGTGTCGGGGAAAATACAGCCCGAAGACGAGCAGCGCCACCGCGCCGATGTCGATCGCGAACAGGACGAGCTGCGTCATCTCGTTCGTTCCTCCTGGGTCGCCGTCGAGAGTGGCGGGGCGGATCCGCGCAGGCGTCAGCGACACTGCGTGGACGCCAGCTGAACACTCCCGGAACTTCCGGTAAACTTTCGGGAACTCTTCCGAAACGGTAACCACGACATCGATTCACGTCAATGCCTTGGGTTGGGTGTGACCCGATCCGCGCTGATTCGACCCGGTGGGTGTGCCGAGCGGACCTGGTCAGGAACCGCCGGTGTGCAGGTACGGCGCCCAGCGCAGCGGGTCAGCTGGGTACGTCACGCGCAGTGCCTCGACCGCCCGGTGCAGCGCGACCCCGACCGGCAGCTGACCCAGCCACGCCGAATAGAACGCCCCGGCGACCCGCGCCGCCGTCTCGTCCTGGACCGCCCAGCCGGTCGCCACCACGTCCCGGTAGCCGATCAACGACAGCACACCGGCCAGGTGCAGCGCCTCGTCGGCGAGCAGGGGGTCGCCGGTCGCCGTCTCACAGGCCGACAGGTACGCCAGCTCGCCGCCGACCGCTGACGACGCGCCGGCCAACTCCGCCACGGTCAACGGTCCGTCCCACAACCGCAGCGCGCTCCGGGCCGGATCCGTGCGATCCCGCACGGCATGGCAGGCCAGGTGCACCACCGGGTACCGGGCCAGCGCGGGCAGCAGGCGCGCACGGGTCACCTGGTCACCGGTCCACCGGTCCGACGCGGGTGGCGGCAGCAACCGGGCCAGATCCGCCAGCTCCGCGCGTACCGCCGGCAGGTCGGCCTGCCCCGGAGTGCGGGCCAGCCCGACGGCGAGCAACCAGGTCGACGGCCGGGCCGCCGGCACCTGCTCGCGCGCGCGCAACAGCGCCGCGACCGTCGGGGTGTACGAGCTGACCACCCGGCCGGCCACCAGCTCCGCCGCCGGGGTCGGCCGGGCATTGGTCCGCGAGTGCCGGCCGGCGGCATGCAGCGGCAGCAGCGCCAACGGCCCGGTCGGACACCACCACAGCCGAGCCGTCAACTCCTCGACGGGCACCGTCCCGGTGTGCCCGAGCGCGGCCAGCACCGGCTCGGTGACCCGCTCCCACAACCACTGCAGGACGTCGAGCATCGCGTGCCGGTCCGCCTCCCGCTGCGGCAACGGCCGCCGATCGTCGCCACTACCGCGAGCAACCGCCCCCAGCAGCAGTTCCGCCTGCTCGAGCACCCCGTCGAAGGTCAACGCGGGCAGCGGCACCACCAGCGGTTCGCTGGCGGCGGTGACCAGCAGGGCGTGGCAGCCGAACCGGCTGACGTTGACGACCGCCACCGGGCCGCGGTCGGCGGCCCGCCGCAACTCGTCGTACGACACCGGCGCGAACAGCTTCTCGAAGCCGGGAAGCGCGCGGACTTGGGCGATCAGAGCGTCCCACCGGGTGGCGAGCCGACGACGGTCAGCCGCAGTCGGCTCCCCGGCGGACCGATCGTCGGCCGAGCCCGGCCGCCGGCCCGGCTCGACGCCCGAACCCAGCGGCCGGCTCAGGTCGGCGCGCACCCGGGACAGCTCGTGCCGCAACCCTGGGTCGACAGCGGCGAGCCGGTCGAAGTCGTCGCGCAGCCGCAACGCCTGGCTCCACAGCAGCGACCGGCCCTGGTCGAGCAGCTCCACAGCCCGCCGAGGCTGCCCGCAGGCGACAGCGGCGCAGGCCGCGTCGCTGGCCAGACCGGCCCACAACGCCAGCTGCCGCTGCCGGGTGTCATCGGCCAGACCGTGCCAGGCGACCTGCGGCAACAGCTCGACAGCGGTGGAGAAAGCGGCAAGCGCCTCAGCGGGATCGCCGACCTCGAACGCCGCCGTCCCCCAGTGCCAGGCGGCCTTCACCCGTACGCCGGTCGGCGCCGCGCGGGTGCGCGCGGCGGCCCGGTGACTCGCCACGACGGTACGTCGCCGCACCGGAGCCGCGCCGTCATCCGCGCGCCCATCCGCGCGCTCATCCGCGCGCCCATCCTCGTCCTCGCCGAAGCGCTCCAGCCGCCGCGCGACGGCCATCCCGAGGTTGTCCAGGATCGCGGCCCGGACGGGACGCTCCGCCGCAGTGGCCGTCACCGCCTCGCTGACCAGCTCGATCGCCCGGTCCA
The sequence above is a segment of the Solwaraspora sp. WMMD406 genome. Coding sequences within it:
- a CDS encoding polyphosphate polymerase domain-containing protein, which encodes MITLPVASSLAELEPVGLAELVDRAALQTRVDRKYVVPLATLPMLLSQLTPHAQVLDIDGERSFRYESVYFDTPWLASYHGAAYRRRRRFKIRTRTYLDSDDCWLEVKINGARDSITKHRLPYHPSDRGTVGPGRAFVDEVLARETIAPGGAFDATLVTTYRRCTLLLPASASRVTVDTGLSWQCGSASLALPQVAVVETKTSSAACLVDRILWQRGIRPIRISKYATGLAALRPELPDGPWRRTLRRHFCDTTAPSGRPSGLTPHPVPTMPHRIEQEASCV
- a CDS encoding DUF4956 domain-containing protein: MTQLVLFAIDIGAVALLVFGLYFPRHRRRDLVVAYLGVNVGVLAVASALSASNVGAGLGLGLALFGVLSIIRLRSTELDQHEVAYYFSALALGILGALSTTSIWLSAGLMALIVTVMFLGDHPRLLKHYRHQIMVLDSAVTDQVALVAQLEQLLGARVHAAIIQRLDLVNETTIVDVRYSLSGRRIAPVAAGAPAPAGAHR
- a CDS encoding CHAT domain-containing protein; protein product: MAKLWHPPTTYPGLVLRAGLLAGALVVVLELTIGPLSIGSAVIAFGMSFLGWLLTLRRIPPRAADQAKSAAEADRRGMIELVAFSATGRALHADLAVRLFRHALAVVPSDDPARAQYRAHLADALATRFERTGDPDDLDASIEWDRLAIEAAPAGSVEQAMLLADVCGALANRYQHLGRVEDLAGAIEAGRRAVRQTPRDHPSMVTAALNLAGALIARHERDGDLSDVDEAIELLRHAAALCRTAGADGRPAAHPAWAYLQANLSVAYKDRFRRLGRPTDIDAAVDAARAGLAVVSDRHPNQLNTLHAAGTALAARFEVSGDRSDLTEAIDLFQQGARRCPPEHPKAVLIHSALCVTLRERHDLDQHGAASAVGDGPVSADIDAAVDASRAALRIASDGHPHRAGCLTNLALALLSRFEATAGQGSVALPGRPADLDEALATATEAVTSTPADDPDRAGYLSNLAGVLRVKARYADDPADLDRAIELVSEAVTATAAERPVRAAILDNLGMAVARRLERFGEDEDGRADERADGRADDGAAPVRRRTVVASHRAAARTRAAPTGVRVKAAWHWGTAAFEVGDPAEALAAFSTAVELLPQVAWHGLADDTRQRQLALWAGLASDAACAAVACGQPRRAVELLDQGRSLLWSQALRLRDDFDRLAAVDPGLRHELSRVRADLSRPLGSGVEPGRRPGSADDRSAGEPTAADRRRLATRWDALIAQVRALPGFEKLFAPVSYDELRRAADRGPVAVVNVSRFGCHALLVTAASEPLVVPLPALTFDGVLEQAELLLGAVARGSGDDRRPLPQREADRHAMLDVLQWLWERVTEPVLAALGHTGTVPVEELTARLWWCPTGPLALLPLHAAGRHSRTNARPTPAAELVAGRVVSSYTPTVAALLRAREQVPAARPSTWLLAVGLARTPGQADLPAVRAELADLARLLPPPASDRWTGDQVTRARLLPALARYPVVHLACHAVRDRTDPARSALRLWDGPLTVAELAGASSAVGGELAYLSACETATGDPLLADEALHLAGVLSLIGYRDVVATGWAVQDETAARVAGAFYSAWLGQLPVGVALHRAVEALRVTYPADPLRWAPYLHTGGS